The following are from one region of the Salvia hispanica cultivar TCC Black 2014 chromosome 1, UniMelb_Shisp_WGS_1.0, whole genome shotgun sequence genome:
- the LOC125202242 gene encoding uncharacterized membrane protein At1g75140-like, which produces MALSRRKGKLIFALTVSLLLADLSYFPRLCCVVLASPESDPSVNSNSAIETDIKNDIPFKQNDNPSSGTCVDHDLVSKQELQLVKLQELVQNLTQLVDRLESRLSDDLGSKKMHSLSSHDDEIIGVEQIKEGDSLPGKGEMKGGGGMKSGPMLVTKFNTFWAERFQFVSAVKLISTPTCVNVLPNKDFEGLSKYFAVGDDIGKLYLFLRSGEVALEFKAFPEVEKPSPISAIASYLSLHKNETLIVTGHGNGVIVMHRVWETFSGDEWSSLHVERVGRFEMPESWGLRISMMEVHHIGRRRYILAIDDGGKIMVFKEDGTLYGTATPNKRPIAFLKQRLLFLTDTGAGSLDLRTMKLKETECEGLNSSVAKSYVFDAMDRSKAYGLTGEGDLVQTSLLGDVMNFKCRVRSKRKLDMDKPLALQAIKGYLLVANKDKVYVYNVSSQHYVRAGGLRLLFSAGLDEIIAPFLNQQQGDDVNMEKKLGVPLITSDHEKLVIISLGNGYVAMYRSNLPVFKNEFNSILWTSPVLFFILFLFGAWQCFANKKEALTSWGPDDPFTSASVVSGASPLGSATGDRSFPDSSRKSEIMELRGGSGLRGSSRYVSPPRYSGGGANPYRPGGVDTDSRPAPNHYRPSNTDTDSRPTTNHYRPSPDTDARSSPVDPRFRTAELKYRGSNVDASAVPKRRENNPYVSSQVVDDSN; this is translated from the coding sequence ATGGCTCTGTCTCGCAGAAAAGGCAAGTTGATCTTCGCGTTAACTGTTTCTTTGCTCCTCGCAGATTTATCTTATTTCCCACGTCTTTGTTGCGTTGTTCTTGCATCACCCGAATCCGACCCCTCTGTAAATTCCAACTCAGCAATCGAAACtgacataaaaaatgacatcCCTTTTAAGCAAAACGACAACCCTTCATCGGGAACATGTGTTGATCACGATTTGGTAAGCAAGCAGGAGCTCCAATTGGTGAAGCTTCAAGAATTAGTTCAAAACCTCACGCAGCTTGTTGATAGGCTAGAATCCCGGCTTTCTGATGATCTGGGAAGCAAAAAGATGCATTCTTTATCTTCACACGATGATGAAATCATTGGTGTTGAGCAAATTAAGGAAGGGGATAGTTTGCCTGGTAAAGGAGAGATGAAGGGAGGAGGTGGGATGAAGTCGGGGCCAATGTTAGTGACTAAGTTTAACACATTTTGGGCGGAGAGGTTTCAGTTTGTATCGGCAGTTAAGTTGATTTCTACCCCTACTTGTGTTAATGTGTTGCCTAATAAGGATTTTGAGGGTTTGAGCAAGTACTTTGCTGTTGGGGATGATATAGGGAAGTTGTATTTGTTTCTGAGGAGTGGGGAGGTTGCTTTGGAGTTCAAGGCCTTCCCCGAGGTGGAGAAGCCCTCACCAATCTCTGCCATTGCCTCTTACTTGTCACTTCACAAGAATGAGACCTTGATTGTGACGGGCCATGGCAATGGCGTTATTGTAATGCATCGGGTTTGGGAGACGTTTAGTGGCGATGAATGGAGCTCGCTTCATGTGGAGCGAGTTGGGAGGTTTGAGATGCCGGAGTCTTGGGGTTTGCGGATTAGCATGATGGAAGTGCACCATATTGGTAGGAGGAGGTACATTTTGGCAATAGATGATGGTGGAAAGATTATGGTGTTTAAGGAGGATGGGACACTATATGGTACTGCTACACCTAATAAACGACCGATTGCATTCTTGAAGCAACGTCTGTTGTTTCTCACAGACACGGGGGCAGGCTCGTTGGATTTGAGAACCATGAAACTGAAGGAGACAGAATGTGAGGGTCTCAACAGCTCTGTTGCAAAGAGTTATGTTTTTGATGCCATGGACCGGTCCAAGGCGTATGGGCTGACAGGGGAAGGGGACTTGGTTCAGACGTCGCTGCTAGGTGATGTGATGAACTTCAAGTGTCGGGTGAGATCAAAGAGGAAGCTGGACATGGACAAGCCTTTGGCGTTGCAGGCTATCAAAGGCTACTTGCTGGTTGCTAACAAGGACAAGGTTTATGTGTACAATGTCTCGTCTCAGCACTATGTCCGTGCTGGCGGGCTGAGGCTCTTGTTCTCTGCTGGCCTTGACGAGATCATAGCGCCTTTCCTAAACCAGCAACAGGGCGATGATGTGAACATGGAGAAGAAACTTGGTGTGCCCTTGATCACCAGTGATCACGAGAAGCTCGTGATCATCAGCCTTGGGAATGGATACGTTGCCATGTATCGTTCCAATCTCCCCGTGTTCAAGAATGAGTTCAACAGCATCTTGTGGACGAGCCCTGTCCTGTttttcatcctcttcctcttcgGAGCCTGGCAGTGCTTCGCCAACAAGAAGGAGGCGCTCACCTCTTGGGGCCCCGATGACCCCTTCACTTCAGCATCTGTCGTGAGTGGAGCTTCTCCGTTAGGTTCAGCCACTGGCGACAGATCCTTCCCGGATTCTTCAAGAAAATCCGAGATCATGGAGCTAAGAGGAGGCAGTGGTCTAAGAGGCTCCTCGAGGTATGTCTCCCCACCGCGGTATTCAGGTGGAGGGGCCAATCCATACAGGCCAGGTGGCGTTGATACGGACTCTAGACCTGCTCCGAATCATTACAGGCCTAGCAACACTGATACGGATTCCAGGCCTACAACGAATCATTACAGGCCTAGTCCGGATACTGATGCTAGGTCTTCGCCCGTTGACCCCCGTTTCAGAACAGCAGAACTGAAGTACCGGGGGTCGAACGTGGATGCTTCGGCTGTTCCAAAGAGAAGGGAAAACAACCCCTATGTAAGTAGCCAAGTTGTGGATGATAGCAACTGA
- the LOC125214719 gene encoding dof zinc finger protein DOF5.6-like — protein sequence MGITSLQVCMDSPDDWLQGTISEDGGTGLESSSPITTPTGGSGGGDDMLACSRPLIERRLRPQHEQSLKCPRCDSTHTKFCYYNNYSLSQPRYFCKTCRRYWTKGGTLRNIPVGGGCRKNKKPSSKKPSSSSADSPSPSPLQPSAAMSPHLPYGSTDLHLAFPEQLHFHASAAAAALYGANPSYMLDNPTPIDFMDNKYEALLGGSGGGHDAYNINPGEGYAAGMPPLFSQFGFDHGNHNVLERLMLPYDNQLDIVESKPNSKILSLEWHDHQHQHHHQQQQQQQQQQQQACNSDAGKDSFGYGFGSWTGLMNAYGSSATNPLV from the exons ATGGGCATTACCTCTCTTCAAGTTTGCATGGATTCTCCCGATGACTGGTTGCAG GGAACAATTTCCGAGGACGGCGGCACAGGATTGGAATCTTCCTCACCAATCACTACACCGACAGGTGGCAGTGGAGGCGGCGACGACATGCTGGCGTGCAGCCGGCCGCTGATCGAGCGGCGCCTCCGTCCGCAGCATGAGCAGTCGTTGAAGTGCCCGCGCTGCGACTCCACACACACCAAATTCTGCTACTACAACAACTACAGCCTCTCCCAGCCGCGCTACTTTTGCAAGACCTGCCGCCGCTACTGGACCAAAGGCGGCACCCTCCGCAACATCCCCGTCGGCGGCGGCTGCcgcaaaaacaaaaaaccatCCTCCAAGAagccctcctcctcctccgccgactccccctccccctcccctCTCCAGCCCAGCGCCGCCATGTCTCCCCACCTCCCCTACGGCTCCACCGACCTCCACCTCGCCTTCCCCGAACAGCTCCACTTCcacgcctccgccgccgccgccgcattGTACGGCGCAAACCCTTCCTACATGCTTGACAATCCCACCCCAATTGACTTCATGGACAACAAATACGAAGCCCTTTTaggcggcagcggcggtgGCCATGATGCCTACAATATCAACCCCGGCGAGGGCTATGCAGCCGGAATGCCGCCTCTCTTCTCCCAGTTCGGATTCGATCACGGCAACCATAATGTGCTAGAGAGGCTCATGCTTCCCTATGATAATCAGCTCGACATCGTTGAGTCCAAGCCTAACTCCAAGATTTTGTCGTTGGAATGGCACGATCATCAGCATCAGCACCATcatcagcagcagcagcaacaacaacaacagcagcagcaggcTTGTAACTCGGATGCGGGGAAGGATTCTTTCGGTTATGGTTTTGGGTCGTGGACCGGGTTGATGAATGCATACGGCTCATCCGCAACGAATCCTTTAGTTTAA